One region of Yersinia bercovieri ATCC 43970 genomic DNA includes:
- the rsxG gene encoding electron transport complex subunit RsxG produces MLKTMKRHGITLALFAAGATGLTAVVNALTETTIAHQAALQQKALLDQVVPAENYDNDMQGECYVVTDPALGNMAPHRLYLARKEGKPVAAAIETTAPDGYSGAIQLLVGADFQGNVLGSRVVEHHETPGLGDKIDIRISDWISHFSGKQVDGEQDKRWAVKKDGGDFDQFTGATITPRAVVRAVKNTALYLETLPSKLDNLPVCGESQ; encoded by the coding sequence ATGCTAAAAACAATGAAGCGTCACGGTATCACGCTGGCACTGTTTGCCGCTGGGGCCACCGGATTGACGGCGGTGGTTAATGCCTTGACCGAGACTACCATCGCCCATCAAGCCGCTTTGCAACAAAAAGCGCTGCTGGATCAGGTGGTGCCGGCTGAAAACTACGACAATGATATGCAGGGTGAATGTTACGTTGTCACTGATCCTGCTCTGGGTAATATGGCCCCTCACCGCCTCTATCTGGCACGCAAGGAAGGTAAGCCGGTGGCCGCCGCCATTGAGACTACCGCGCCAGATGGCTACTCTGGTGCTATCCAACTATTGGTGGGTGCCGATTTTCAGGGTAATGTTCTGGGCAGCCGGGTGGTTGAACACCACGAAACACCGGGCCTGGGTGATAAAATTGATATTCGTATCTCTGATTGGATTAGCCATTTCAGCGGCAAACAGGTCGATGGTGAGCAAGATAAGCGCTGGGCGGTGAAAAAAGATGGCGGTGATTTCGATCAATTTACCGGGGCCACTATCACCCCCAGAGCGGTGGTTCGGGCGGTGAAAAACACCGCGCTCTATTTGGAAACCCTGCCCAGCAAGCTTGATAACTTGCCGGTCTGTGGAGAGAGTCAATGA
- the fsa gene encoding fructose-6-phosphate aldolase — protein MELYLDTADVAAVKRLARILPLQGVTTNPSILAKAGKSIWEVLPALRDALGGTGKLFAQVLASDCELMVSEAVLLSQRVPGLVIKVPATAEGLAAIKKLKAMSIPTLGTAVYGAGQGLLSALAGAEYVAPYVNRLDAQGGDGIAMVRELQQLLTLHAPGAKVLAASFRTPRQVLDCLLAGCQSVTIPVDVAELFISTPAVKAAVEQFEHDWQGAFGSAILS, from the coding sequence ATGGAGCTTTATCTCGACACCGCAGATGTGGCCGCAGTAAAACGGCTGGCACGTATATTGCCCCTGCAAGGGGTGACCACTAATCCGAGCATTCTGGCGAAAGCAGGTAAATCTATCTGGGAAGTACTACCAGCACTGCGTGATGCGCTGGGCGGCACTGGCAAGCTTTTCGCGCAAGTGCTGGCCAGTGATTGCGAGTTGATGGTCTCTGAAGCGGTACTGTTGTCACAGCGCGTCCCTGGGTTGGTGATCAAAGTTCCAGCCACGGCGGAGGGGTTGGCGGCGATTAAGAAATTGAAAGCGATGTCGATCCCGACACTCGGCACCGCAGTTTATGGGGCGGGGCAAGGCTTGCTGTCAGCCCTGGCTGGGGCAGAGTATGTCGCGCCATACGTAAATCGGCTGGATGCACAGGGTGGTGATGGTATTGCGATGGTGCGTGAGTTGCAGCAGTTACTGACTTTACATGCGCCGGGGGCAAAAGTGCTGGCGGCCAGTTTCCGCACACCACGGCAGGTGCTTGACTGTCTGTTAGCGGGCTGTCAGTCGGTCACCATCCCGGTGGATGTGGCTGAGCTGTTTATCAGCACGCCAGCGGTAAAAGCGGCGGTAGAGCAGTTTGAGCATGATTGGCAGGGCGCATTTGGCTCAGCAATCCTTAGCTAG
- the bhsA gene encoding multiple stress resistance protein BhsA yields the protein MKSIKYIVPALALSFASFASIAATQIQHTPSTGLNEIGVVSASSAGTLTDLESALAKKAEDAGATSFLITSATGNNKLHGTAVIYR from the coding sequence ATGAAAAGCATCAAATACATCGTTCCAGCATTGGCCCTCTCTTTCGCATCATTTGCCAGCATTGCGGCAACGCAAATCCAGCACACACCATCAACTGGATTGAATGAAATTGGCGTAGTCTCAGCCAGCAGCGCCGGTACATTAACTGATTTAGAGAGTGCTTTGGCGAAAAAAGCGGAAGATGCTGGTGCAACATCGTTCCTGATTACTTCAGCGACCGGCAATAACAAACTGCACGGCACAGCGGTTATTTATCGTTAA
- the osmB gene encoding osmotically-inducible lipoprotein OsmB, which translates to MMNTKRLATAALALTLAFSLSACSNMSKRDRNTAIGAGAGAVGGAVLTGSTLGTLGGAAIGGVIGHQVGK; encoded by the coding sequence ATGATGAACACTAAACGATTGGCTACTGCAGCATTAGCGCTAACACTCGCCTTTTCACTGTCTGCTTGTTCTAACATGTCCAAACGTGACCGTAATACCGCCATTGGTGCCGGTGCCGGTGCTGTCGGGGGCGCGGTTCTGACCGGTAGTACGCTGGGAACATTAGGTGGTGCCGCTATTGGTGGGGTTATTGGTCATCAGGTCGGCAAATAA
- the yciH gene encoding stress response translation initiation inhibitor YciH yields the protein MSSDNSRLVYSTDTGRISEPEVKAERPKGDGTVRILRQTSGRKGKGVSLITGIDVSDVELEKLAAELKKKCGCGGSVKEGVIEIQGDKRDLLKQLLEAKGMKVKLAGG from the coding sequence ATGAGTAGTGATAATAGCCGCCTGGTTTACTCCACTGACACTGGCCGCATCAGTGAGCCGGAAGTTAAGGCTGAACGACCTAAAGGTGATGGCACTGTGCGCATTTTGCGTCAAACCAGTGGCCGCAAAGGAAAAGGCGTGAGCCTGATTACAGGTATTGACGTCAGTGATGTCGAGTTAGAAAAACTCGCGGCGGAGTTGAAGAAAAAGTGTGGTTGCGGTGGCTCAGTTAAAGAGGGCGTTATTGAGATTCAGGGCGATAAGCGCGACCTGTTGAAGCAGCTGCTGGAAGCCAAAGGAATGAAAGTTAAGCTGGCGGGGGGCTGA
- a CDS encoding YbdD/YjiX family protein produces the protein MANAGLPFRPRSASAPHRITRCIPLVPVVAHPTHLRGWLRLIAQRVAQSFRLMVGVQDYGNYVNHMRRHHPETTPMSEREFHRYCLDARFPSKAGKLGKCPC, from the coding sequence GTGGCTAATGCAGGTCTCCCTTTCCGCCCACGATCAGCAAGTGCGCCGCACCGGATTACGCGCTGTATTCCGCTGGTGCCAGTGGTCGCTCACCCCACCCATCTACGGGGTTGGCTGCGCTTGATTGCACAACGTGTCGCGCAGAGTTTTCGCCTGATGGTGGGGGTACAGGATTACGGTAATTATGTGAATCATATGCGCCGTCATCACCCAGAAACCACACCAATGAGTGAGCGGGAGTTCCACCGCTACTGTCTGGATGCGCGTTTTCCGAGCAAAGCAGGCAAATTGGGAAAATGCCCTTGTTAA
- a CDS encoding carbon starvation CstA family protein produces MKNVKTVVIWLTVALIGAFAFAMLALSRGEHVNAIWLVIASVACYSIAYRFYSLFIAKNVFELDDRRLTPAERRNDGLDYVPTNKWVLFGHHFAAIAGAGPLVGPILAAQMGFLPGTIWILVGVMMAGAVQDFLILFISTRRDGRSLGEMAKQELGAFAGVITMLGALGVMIIILSALALVVVKALADSPWGLFTIAATIPIALFMGVYMRFIRPGKIAEVSLIGFVLMMAAIIYGGNIAADPYWGPLFTLHGTTLTWVLIIYGFIASVLPVWLLLAPRDYLSTFLKIGVIIGLAVGIVFAMPEMKMPAVSRFIDGSGPVFSGSLFPFLFITIACGAISGFHALVASGTTPKLIERESHIRFIGYGAMLMESFVAIMALICASVIDPGVYFAMNSPVALIGSTVESAALAINSWGFVVTPETLTMIAQDVGEKSILSRAGGAPTFAVGMAHIISEVFNSRNMMAFWYHFAILFEAMFILTAVDAGTRACRFMVQDLVGVVVPGLANNRSWLGNLSGTTVAVACWGFFVYQGVVDPLGGINTLWPLFGIGNQMLASMALILGTVVLFKMKKQRYAWVTIVPTIGLFITSMTAGFQKIFHEKPSIGFLAQARKFSAGVEQGVLIAPAKSIKDMETIVFNNQINAALCAFFMLVAITMLISSVFVVRRALKSSQPTTHESEIVFREEALRG; encoded by the coding sequence ATGAAGAACGTCAAGACTGTCGTCATTTGGCTGACCGTGGCGTTAATAGGTGCATTTGCCTTTGCCATGCTGGCACTTAGCCGAGGTGAGCATGTTAATGCCATCTGGTTGGTGATTGCGTCGGTAGCCTGCTACAGCATCGCTTATCGTTTTTATAGCCTCTTTATTGCCAAAAATGTCTTTGAGCTGGATGATCGCCGCTTAACCCCAGCGGAGCGCCGCAATGATGGTTTAGATTATGTCCCGACCAATAAGTGGGTGTTGTTCGGCCACCACTTTGCCGCTATCGCCGGGGCGGGGCCATTAGTGGGGCCAATTCTGGCCGCGCAGATGGGCTTTTTACCCGGCACCATCTGGATTTTGGTTGGGGTGATGATGGCCGGTGCGGTACAGGATTTCTTGATCCTGTTTATCTCCACCCGCCGCGACGGCCGCTCGCTGGGGGAGATGGCAAAACAGGAGCTGGGTGCCTTTGCGGGGGTTATCACCATGCTAGGGGCATTGGGCGTGATGATTATCATCTTGTCTGCGCTGGCATTAGTGGTGGTTAAAGCGCTGGCAGACAGCCCATGGGGCCTGTTTACCATCGCGGCAACCATTCCGATCGCCCTGTTTATGGGCGTCTATATGCGCTTTATCCGCCCCGGTAAAATTGCTGAGGTGTCATTAATCGGTTTCGTACTGATGATGGCCGCCATCATTTATGGTGGCAATATCGCCGCCGACCCTTACTGGGGGCCGCTCTTCACCCTGCACGGCACCACCCTGACCTGGGTGCTGATTATCTACGGTTTTATTGCCTCAGTGCTGCCCGTGTGGCTGCTGCTGGCGCCACGGGATTACTTATCCACCTTCCTGAAAATTGGGGTCATTATCGGTTTGGCGGTGGGGATCGTCTTCGCCATGCCGGAAATGAAGATGCCTGCGGTGTCGCGCTTTATTGATGGTAGCGGCCCGGTGTTCTCCGGCAGCCTGTTCCCGTTCCTGTTTATCACCATTGCCTGTGGCGCAATCTCGGGCTTCCATGCCTTGGTGGCCAGTGGCACCACACCGAAACTGATTGAGCGCGAAAGCCATATCCGCTTTATCGGCTATGGTGCAATGTTGATGGAGTCCTTTGTCGCCATTATGGCGTTAATCTGTGCCTCGGTTATCGATCCCGGCGTCTACTTCGCCATGAACTCGCCAGTGGCATTGATTGGTTCCACCGTCGAGAGCGCGGCGCTCGCCATCAATAGCTGGGGATTTGTGGTCACCCCAGAGACCTTGACGATGATAGCCCAGGATGTCGGCGAGAAGTCGATTCTATCACGGGCCGGTGGTGCGCCGACCTTTGCGGTTGGCATGGCCCATATCATCAGTGAAGTCTTTAACAGCCGCAACATGATGGCCTTCTGGTATCACTTCGCCATTCTGTTTGAAGCGATGTTTATTCTGACCGCCGTCGATGCCGGTACCCGCGCTTGCCGCTTTATGGTGCAGGATCTGGTGGGGGTGGTGGTACCAGGCCTCGCCAATAACCGCTCATGGCTGGGTAATTTATCCGGCACCACGGTCGCCGTGGCCTGTTGGGGCTTCTTCGTTTACCAGGGGGTGGTCGACCCACTAGGCGGCATCAATACCTTGTGGCCACTGTTCGGCATTGGTAACCAGATGCTAGCATCAATGGCGCTGATTTTAGGGACGGTGGTGCTGTTTAAAATGAAGAAGCAGCGCTATGCTTGGGTAACCATAGTGCCAACCATTGGGCTGTTTATCACCTCAATGACCGCCGGCTTCCAGAAGATTTTCCATGAGAAACCGAGTATTGGTTTCCTGGCTCAGGCGCGGAAATTCTCTGCCGGGGTTGAGCAAGGGGTATTAATCGCCCCAGCCAAGAGTATTAAGGATATGGAAACTATCGTGTTCAATAATCAGATCAACGCGGCGTTATGCGCCTTCTTTATGCTGGTCGCGATAACCATGTTGATCTCATCGGTGTTTGTGGTGCGTCGGGCGCTGAAATCCAGCCAGCCAACCACCCATGAATCTGAAATTGTCTTCCGTGAGGAGGCTCTCCGTGGCTAA
- the nth gene encoding endonuclease III — protein MNREKRVAILTRLRDNDPHPTTELVYTTPFELLISVLLSAQATDVSVNKATAKLYPVANTPQAILDLGVDGLKSYIKTIGLFNTKAENVIKTCRILLEQHHGEVPEDRAALEALPGVGRKTANVVLNTAFGWPTIAVDTHIFRVCNRTGFAPGSNVDQVEAKLLKVVPAEFKLDCHHWLILHGRYTCIARKPRCGSCLIEDLCEYKEKVYPEH, from the coding sequence ATGAATAGAGAGAAACGTGTCGCCATTTTGACCCGTCTGCGGGACAATGACCCGCATCCCACGACCGAGTTGGTCTATACCACCCCTTTTGAGTTGCTCATTTCGGTGCTGCTTTCAGCACAGGCAACTGACGTCAGTGTTAATAAGGCCACCGCCAAACTCTATCCGGTGGCCAATACCCCACAAGCAATACTGGATCTAGGGGTTGATGGCCTAAAGTCATACATTAAAACTATAGGTCTGTTTAATACTAAAGCTGAAAATGTGATTAAAACCTGCCGTATCTTGCTGGAACAGCATCACGGCGAGGTGCCTGAGGATCGTGCAGCCCTGGAAGCGCTGCCCGGTGTGGGCCGCAAAACCGCCAATGTGGTGCTGAATACGGCCTTTGGTTGGCCAACCATCGCGGTAGATACCCATATATTTCGTGTCTGTAACCGCACCGGTTTTGCCCCCGGTAGCAATGTTGATCAGGTGGAAGCCAAATTGCTCAAAGTGGTGCCCGCTGAATTTAAGCTCGATTGCCACCACTGGCTGATTCTCCATGGGCGCTATACCTGCATTGCCCGTAAGCCCCGCTGCGGTTCCTGCCTCATTGAGGATTTGTGTGAATATAAAGAGAAAGTTTATCCGGAGCATTGA
- a CDS encoding exoribonuclease II produces MFQDNPLLAQLKQQLHTQTPRVEGVVKGTEKGFGFLEVDGQKSYFIPPPQMKKVMHGDRIIATLHTDKDREIVEPESLVEPFLSRFVGRVQRKDDRLSIVPDHPLLRDAIQCRSATELPHDFQSGDWAVAEMRRHPLKGDRTFQADLTAFITHGEDHFVPWWVTLARHNLEREAPVMVESALHDADLQREDLTALNFVTIDSASTEDMDDALYVEDKGDGSLLLTIAIADPTAYVDENSELDLIARKRAFTNYLPGFNIPMLPRDLSDNLCSLRPNERRPVVVCRVTIAADGALGNDIRFSTAWVESKAKLVYDEVSDWLEGQGDWQPQTPAIAQQITLLKQVCEARSHWRQAHALVFKDRPDYRFLLGEKGEVLDIIVEHRRIANRIVEECMIAANVCAAIALRDNLGFGIYNVHTGFDPALVEQAATVLQANGVAADPQALLTLPGFCELRRHLDALPTQFLDSRIRRFQTYAEISTTPGPHFGLGLEAYATWTSPIRKYGDMVNHRLLKAIITGQPAEKPQDEITVQLAERRRLNRMAERDVGDWLYARYLQPQAGTDTRFAAEIIDVTRGGLRVRLLDNGAVAFIPAPFIHAVRDEMVCSQESGTVQIKGETVYSQSDKIEVRIAEVRMETRNVVARPVV; encoded by the coding sequence ATGTTTCAAGATAACCCGCTGCTGGCGCAGCTAAAACAGCAACTTCACACTCAGACCCCGCGCGTTGAAGGCGTAGTGAAAGGTACTGAGAAAGGCTTTGGCTTTCTTGAGGTAGACGGACAGAAAAGTTATTTTATTCCGCCACCACAGATGAAAAAAGTGATGCATGGTGACCGGATTATTGCCACCCTGCATACTGATAAAGATCGTGAAATTGTTGAGCCAGAGAGCCTGGTGGAGCCATTTTTATCCCGCTTTGTCGGCCGCGTACAGCGAAAAGATGATCGCCTCTCTATCGTCCCGGACCACCCACTGCTGCGTGATGCAATTCAGTGCCGTTCTGCCACCGAACTGCCCCATGACTTCCAGAGCGGTGATTGGGCAGTGGCTGAAATGCGCCGCCATCCATTAAAAGGCGATCGTACTTTTCAGGCGGATCTGACCGCCTTTATTACCCATGGCGAAGACCACTTTGTGCCTTGGTGGGTCACATTGGCCCGTCATAATTTGGAGCGTGAAGCCCCAGTGATGGTGGAATCTGCCCTGCATGATGCTGATCTGCAACGTGAAGATCTCACCGCGCTCAATTTTGTCACCATTGACAGCGCCAGCACCGAAGATATGGATGATGCGCTCTATGTGGAGGACAAAGGGGATGGTTCCCTGTTGTTGACCATCGCCATTGCCGATCCGACCGCTTATGTCGATGAAAACAGTGAGTTGGATTTAATCGCCCGTAAACGTGCATTTACCAACTATCTGCCGGGCTTTAACATCCCGATGCTGCCACGGGATTTGTCCGACAATCTCTGCTCATTGCGGCCAAATGAGCGCCGTCCGGTAGTGGTGTGCCGTGTCACTATCGCCGCTGATGGTGCTTTGGGTAACGATATTCGTTTCTCTACCGCCTGGGTCGAATCTAAAGCCAAGCTGGTTTATGACGAAGTGTCCGACTGGCTGGAGGGTCAGGGTGACTGGCAGCCGCAAACCCCTGCGATAGCACAGCAAATCACCCTGCTTAAACAGGTCTGTGAGGCGCGCAGCCATTGGCGTCAGGCACACGCGCTGGTGTTCAAAGACCGCCCAGATTACCGCTTCCTGCTGGGTGAGAAAGGCGAAGTGCTGGATATCATCGTTGAACATCGCCGCATCGCTAACCGCATTGTTGAAGAGTGCATGATTGCCGCCAACGTCTGTGCCGCCATTGCGCTGCGTGATAATCTTGGCTTTGGCATTTATAACGTGCATACCGGTTTTGATCCGGCGCTGGTTGAGCAGGCCGCCACGGTGTTGCAAGCCAATGGGGTTGCAGCTGACCCACAGGCGCTGCTGACCCTGCCGGGCTTTTGTGAGTTGCGCCGCCATCTTGATGCGCTGCCAACCCAGTTCCTCGACAGCCGTATCCGCCGCTTCCAGACCTATGCCGAAATCAGCACCACTCCCGGCCCACACTTTGGTTTAGGGCTGGAGGCTTACGCCACCTGGACCTCACCTATTCGTAAATATGGCGATATGGTCAATCACCGCCTGCTGAAAGCTATCATTACCGGCCAGCCAGCAGAGAAGCCACAAGATGAGATAACCGTGCAATTGGCGGAGCGCCGTCGGCTGAATCGGATGGCGGAACGCGATGTCGGCGATTGGCTCTATGCCCGCTATCTGCAACCTCAGGCCGGCACTGATACTCGCTTCGCTGCGGAGATCATTGATGTGACCCGTGGTGGCCTACGGGTGCGCTTGCTGGATAACGGCGCCGTGGCCTTTATCCCCGCGCCATTTATTCATGCGGTGCGTGATGAGATGGTGTGCAGTCAGGAGAGCGGCACCGTGCAGATTAAAGGTGAGACGGTTTACAGCCAGAGCGACAAAATTGAGGTTCGTATTGCAGAAGTTCGCATGGAGACCCGCAATGTGGTGGCCCGCCCGGTGGTTTAA
- the pyrF gene encoding orotidine-5'-phosphate decarboxylase, with product MTSATKTNNSGPISSPIVVALDYANKDAALAFADRVNPRDCRLKVGKEMFTLFGPQLIGDLQQRGFDVFLDLKFHDIPNTTAHAVAAAAELGVWMVNVHASGGARMMTAAKEALLPYGSQAPLLIAVTVLTSMDGEDLRDIGINISPAEHAERLAKLTWDCGLDGVVCSAHEAVRLKQVCGTDFKLVTPGIRPQGSDAGDQRRIMTPEQAVVAGVDYMVIGRPITQSADPEKTLRDILASLSQGAL from the coding sequence ATGACGTCTGCAACTAAAACTAATAACAGTGGCCCGATCTCTTCCCCCATCGTTGTCGCACTGGATTATGCCAATAAAGACGCTGCGTTAGCCTTTGCTGATCGTGTAAACCCTCGTGATTGCCGATTAAAAGTGGGCAAAGAGATGTTTACCCTATTTGGCCCGCAGCTGATTGGTGATCTTCAACAGCGCGGTTTCGACGTTTTTCTCGATTTGAAATTCCACGATATCCCCAATACCACCGCTCACGCCGTAGCCGCTGCCGCAGAACTCGGCGTCTGGATGGTGAATGTCCATGCCAGTGGTGGCGCGCGCATGATGACGGCGGCGAAAGAAGCCCTATTGCCCTATGGGTCACAAGCCCCCTTACTGATTGCCGTTACCGTGTTAACCAGCATGGATGGCGAGGATTTGCGTGATATCGGCATCAATATCAGCCCGGCTGAACACGCCGAGCGCTTGGCGAAACTGACCTGGGATTGCGGCTTAGATGGCGTGGTCTGTTCTGCTCATGAAGCGGTGCGCTTGAAACAGGTTTGTGGCACTGATTTTAAGCTAGTTACCCCAGGGATCCGCCCGCAGGGCAGCGATGCCGGCGACCAGCGGCGCATTATGACACCTGAGCAGGCGGTGGTAGCTGGCGTCGATTATATGGTGATCGGGCGTCCGATTACCCAATCGGCTGACCCAGAGAAGACGCTACGTGACATTCTGGCATCACTGAGTCAGGGGGCATTATAA
- a CDS encoding DNA-binding transcriptional regulator YciT: MNPRQQTILQLVNERQRISVNELAQTTHVSEVTIRQDLNVLEKRGLLKRVHGSAAALESDDVDVRMMTHFAMKQKLANYAASLVNDGETIFIESGSSNALLAHHLAQRPEITLVTVSGYIARQLKDSACEVILLGGIYQKKSDSMVGPLTQLCLQHVHFSKAFIGIDGYQLDSGFTGRDILRAEVINSVLAKGAENIILADASKFGLVHQNPLAPLAAISRVITDSRLPAGYQQSLMAEGIQVDILSA; the protein is encoded by the coding sequence ATGAACCCAAGACAGCAGACAATTTTACAATTGGTCAATGAGCGGCAACGGATCAGCGTCAATGAGTTAGCGCAAACCACCCATGTCTCTGAGGTGACCATCCGGCAAGATCTCAACGTGCTGGAAAAACGGGGTTTACTCAAGCGAGTCCACGGTTCAGCGGCGGCGCTGGAGAGTGACGATGTCGATGTGCGCATGATGACCCATTTTGCGATGAAGCAAAAACTGGCTAATTATGCCGCTTCACTGGTCAACGACGGCGAGACAATCTTTATCGAAAGTGGCAGTAGCAATGCCCTGCTGGCGCATCATCTGGCTCAACGACCAGAGATAACCCTGGTGACCGTGAGCGGCTATATTGCGCGCCAATTGAAAGACTCGGCCTGTGAGGTCATCCTGCTCGGCGGCATTTATCAGAAAAAGAGTGACAGCATGGTTGGCCCATTGACGCAACTCTGTCTACAGCATGTGCATTTTAGTAAGGCGTTTATCGGCATTGATGGCTATCAGCTAGATAGCGGTTTCACTGGCCGTGACATATTGCGGGCGGAGGTCATCAACAGTGTGTTAGCGAAAGGCGCGGAAAATATTATTTTGGCCGATGCCTCAAAATTTGGTCTGGTACATCAAAACCCGCTGGCACCGCTAGCGGCGATCAGTCGGGTGATCACTGATAGCCGCCTGCCCGCAGGCTATCAACAGTCGTTGATGGCTGAGGGCATTCAGGTCGATATCCTCAGCGCATAA
- a CDS encoding electron transport complex subunit E produces the protein MSEAKNLLAQGLWKNNSALVQLLGLCPLLAVSSTATNALGLGLATTLVLVCTNTAVSALRRWVPNEIRIPIYVMIIASVVSTVQMLINAYAFGLYQSLGIFIPLIVTNCIVIGRAEAYAAKNPVGLSALDGLAMGLGATCALFVLGSLREILGNGTLFDGADMLLGSWAKVLRIEVMHLDSPFLLAMLPPGAFIGLGLLLAGKYVIDEKIKARKASALATAPQDQDIAAEKAL, from the coding sequence ATGAGTGAAGCAAAAAATCTGTTAGCCCAAGGGCTATGGAAAAACAACTCGGCACTGGTGCAGCTGCTGGGCCTCTGCCCACTGTTGGCGGTCTCATCGACCGCCACCAATGCCCTCGGTTTGGGGCTAGCCACCACCCTGGTGCTGGTGTGCACCAATACCGCGGTATCGGCGCTGCGCCGCTGGGTGCCGAATGAGATCCGCATCCCTATCTATGTGATGATCATCGCTTCGGTGGTCAGTACCGTGCAAATGCTGATTAACGCCTATGCTTTTGGCTTATATCAATCGCTAGGGATATTCATCCCGCTGATTGTGACCAACTGCATCGTGATTGGTCGCGCGGAGGCTTATGCCGCCAAAAATCCGGTGGGGTTATCGGCGCTGGATGGCCTGGCGATGGGGCTAGGGGCAACCTGCGCACTCTTCGTGCTGGGTTCACTACGTGAAATTTTGGGTAACGGCACCCTATTTGATGGCGCCGATATGCTACTGGGGAGCTGGGCAAAAGTGCTGCGCATTGAAGTGATGCATTTAGATAGCCCGTTCCTGCTGGCGATGCTGCCACCGGGTGCCTTTATTGGCTTAGGGCTGTTGCTAGCCGGTAAGTATGTCATTGATGAGAAAATAAAAGCGCGCAAAGCCAGTGCCCTGGCAACAGCGCCACAAGATCAGGATATCGCGGCAGAGAAAGCCCTATGA
- the araD gene encoding L-ribulose-5-phosphate 4-epimerase, with the protein MLNELKQQVLAANLALPRHHLVTFTWGNVSAVDRQSGLLVIKPSGVEYDVMTLDDMVVVELETGKVVEGSKKPSSDTDTHRVLYLHFPQVGGIVHTHSRHATIWAQAGLDLPAWGTTHADYFYGTIPCTRQMTAEEIAGRYEWETGKVIVETLQQRGIQPQDVPAVLVNSHGPFAWGSSADNAVHNAVVLEELAYMGIFSRQLNPQLGDMQSQLLDKHYLRKHGKNAYYGQ; encoded by the coding sequence ATGCTCAACGAACTGAAGCAGCAAGTCCTTGCCGCTAACCTGGCTCTCCCGCGCCATCATCTGGTGACATTCACTTGGGGTAATGTCAGTGCCGTTGACCGGCAAAGTGGTTTGTTGGTCATTAAGCCTTCCGGGGTGGAGTATGATGTGATGACGCTGGATGACATGGTGGTCGTGGAGCTGGAAACCGGTAAAGTGGTGGAGGGCAGTAAAAAGCCCTCGTCCGACACGGATACACATCGGGTGCTCTACCTTCATTTTCCGCAAGTGGGCGGCATTGTGCATACCCATTCACGCCATGCCACCATCTGGGCGCAAGCCGGGCTGGATCTCCCGGCGTGGGGCACCACGCACGCGGACTATTTCTATGGCACCATCCCCTGTACCCGCCAGATGACGGCCGAAGAGATTGCGGGCCGTTATGAGTGGGAGACCGGCAAGGTGATTGTCGAGACACTCCAGCAGCGGGGCATTCAGCCGCAAGATGTACCTGCGGTGTTAGTGAATTCCCATGGCCCCTTTGCCTGGGGAAGCAGTGCTGATAATGCGGTACACAATGCCGTGGTGCTGGAAGAGCTGGCCTATATGGGGATCTTCTCCCGCCAATTGAATCCACAATTAGGCGATATGCAGTCGCAGTTGCTGGATAAACACTATCTTCGCAAACATGGAAAAAATGCATATTACGGGCAGTAA